In the Archocentrus centrarchus isolate MPI-CPG fArcCen1 chromosome 11, fArcCen1, whole genome shotgun sequence genome, TTCCAGATTGAGGAGTTTGGACGCAGACAGATTTGGGAAAAGAACTTGAAAATTATTAACTCCCACAACCTGGAAGCCTCTCTGCACTTGCACACCTATGAACTGGCAATGAACCACTTGGGAGACATGGTGAGCATTTTCCTCCAACTGTGTGGACACATCATGTCATTAAATGAGGAACTGTATATGTGGACACATTGTTGTTGCAAAGTTTGGTCACTCTTCACATAATTGACCTAGTTTATTGCTCTTATAGTAGAATGATGTGCAATTTCTTCTTGTTTACAGACCCCTGATGAGATCACGGGCACGCTCATGGGCACTGAGGTACCATCTGACCTGGACACAGCTACTGCAAGTGCCATAAAAGTCAACACTTCTCTGCCAGATTCAGTGGACTGGAGGGGTAAAGGCCTGGTAACTCCAGTCAAAATGCAGGTGAGGCTCTAGCTGGTCATCCTGAATATCCACACTTGACAGGAAGCCTCTATTTTTGAACCATGTCACAAGCTGTTTTTCTTCCAGGGTACCTGTGGTGCTTGTTGGGCCTTCAGTGCAGCTGGAGCTCTGGAGGGACAACTTAAAAAGTCAACAGGCATCTTGAGATCTCTCAGCACTCAAAACTTGATCGATTGCACCACAGAATATGGCAACCGTGGGTGCAATGGTGGCTTAATAGCAAGGGCTTTCAAGTATGTTATTGAAAACCAAGGCATTGACTCTGAAGATGCTTACCCCTACATTGGAAAGGTGAGTCTAACTTCTATTTGCATGTAGACTGTGATTAAACCTGGATGTTTCTCATGTCAAAGCATCTAATAACTCAACTGAATATCCCTGTTCAGCATAATCGGTGCAAGTACAACCCACTGTACCGGGCTGCAAACTGCTCAGGGTATTACTGCTTACCAAGGGGGGATGAATTTGCACTGAAGGAGGCAGTGGCTCTTGTGGGCCCCATCTCTGTTGCAATTGATGCTTCCAGGCTACAGTTTCACTTCTACCATCATGGTTGGTTACTCTCCCCACCCCCACATGGAATGATGCAGATTTAATCTGAGTTGGTTCTTATACTTGTCTTCTGCACCTGCTTCACATGACCAACAGGTGTGTACGTGGACAACACATGCACCGAGAAAGTGAACCATGGTGCGTTGGTGGTGGGTTACGGCAGTGAGAACGGACAGGACTACTGGCTAGTCAAAAACAGGTTAGTCTTTTGGataattgggggggggggggagacacGTGCTGTCTTTCCTTAATTTTGAGTCTCATGACTGTAATTGCTTCATTTGTAGCTGGGGTGTGAAGTTCGGTGAAGGAGGCTACATCAAGATGGCCCGGAATAGGAACAACCAGTGTGGCATTGCTCACcatgcttgttttccttttgtgtgattgtgtgtgagtgggtttttttttttttttttttttttttttgtttccctcttGGGAGGGGGGGTTGTATATTATGTGTTTAAATAAACTGGATCAAttaaattttaacaagtttAGAAATTTTATGACTCTATTTAAATCTCAATGCAGGAGTTGTATTACAAAGTAAGTTCATACTTGTGGAAATCTGTCAACCCTTGGCCTACATCACATCAGCAGTCAGGCTAAGCAGTAACACAACACTGGCCAACACAGGGTCTCAGTCTAGCTACAAGTGTGGGTGGTGACAGCACAACATGGATGGCTCCACTGGCAGCAAAGCAGTGAGCTTTACAAATATGATCCAGATATAATAATGGGGAAAGACTCGACAGTCTAAAAGCGTGGGGCTAGAAGCAAGTTTAAATGGCCTCTTTATATCGTCACTCACCTTTTATCAACTGTCTCatgagcagcccctgctgcacCCTTTACTCAGTTGCAGCCAGTTTCTGTACAACAGGATTAGCAAGTTCAATTGCTCCCCTAGAGTGACTGTGATTAAACTGGGTCcagaaaaagtacaacaaagaaTGCGTGTGGATGGGACTTGTCCTGtttctgtaaaagaaaaggATACAGAATACATGCCTGCAGCAGTGACAACCATACCCAGATCATATAGTTACAGACTGGGCACAAATGATTCATGAGCCCAAGCTGACCTCTTCCTTCAGAATGGTTATAATTATGGAGAGCACTGCATCTCACTGGAAAATGAAACTGGATTCCTAATACAGCTTTTGCCTCTAG is a window encoding:
- the LOC115787911 gene encoding cathepsin S-like; amino-acid sequence: MFWSLLFTVLGGFAVADISSQTDRHWELWKKVHKKAYSHQIEEFGRRQIWEKNLKIINSHNLEASLHLHTYELAMNHLGDMTPDEITGTLMGTEVPSDLDTATASAIKVNTSLPDSVDWRGKGLVTPVKMQGTCGACWAFSAAGALEGQLKKSTGILRSLSTQNLIDCTTEYGNRGCNGGLIARAFKYVIENQGIDSEDAYPYIGKHNRCKYNPLYRAANCSGYYCLPRGDEFALKEAVALVGPISVAIDASRLQFHFYHHGVYVDNTCTEKVNHGALVVGYGSENGQDYWLVKNSWGVKFGEGGYIKMARNRNNQCGIAHHACFPFV